AGTCCGCCAGGGTCGTAAAGCCGTTCCAGCCGTCGGGGCGCTGGTTGTAGTGCAGCGACATCCGGTAGCGGTTCTGCGTGTTGCCCACAGCAGCTCCTTTTTCATTGGCGATTACGAAAATCAGCTCTTTCGACCGCGTGCTGTTTTCCCAGTGGAAGTTGTCAAAGTATTCTCCCTGGGGTTCAAGCGCATAGCGGTTCGAGTTGATGATGGCGTCACAGTTGGTGATCACCTGATTCATATCGGCCTGCGCAAACGTAAAGGGCCCCGAAGGGGAGTTGGGGTCCTGCGTAAATACCGCCCGGTTCAGGTAAACTTTCGCCAGCAGAAACTGAGCCGCGTCGCGGTTGGCCCGACCCGGATTCAGCGTTGCGGGCAGGTTCTGAATCGCGTAAGTCAAGTCATCGATGATGTAAGCCGTGGCTTCTGCGCGCGTCATCACGCGGGGATTCTCATCAAAGCTGGCGTTGGCTTCCCGGAAGGGCACCTGGCCGTACAAATCAACCACGTGGTACATAAAGAACGCCCGCAAAAAACGCGCCTGCGCCTGAACGTTGGCGTTGGAACCCGCTGCCGAAGCAGCCTGCGTAGCCCGGAATATTCCGGAGTTAAGCTGGTTCCAGGAGCCAATTACGTCAACCGTAGTTGCATCCCAGGTATGCTGGTGCAACCGGCGCCAGCGGCCAAAGTCATCCCAGTCGGTTCCGCGCGTGGGTCCCATCATTTCATCCGATGGGTGTTCCAGCAACGCGTACGCATTCGCCTGGTCCGTGATGGTATTCAGCTGGGCATAAACCCCATTCAGCAAGCTCTCCAGGTTGCCCGCATCGGCAGACGGCAGAGAAGTTGATCGGTCCAGTACCTTATCCTCGAGATTCGTACAGCCGATGACCAGCATCGTCCCCGTACAGACTATCGCGAAAGGTATTTTAAGTGATATATTCATTGGTTGTGTCAAATGTTAATGAATGAAAGCATGGAACGGTTTAGAATCCGGCGTTGATGCCAAACGTAAACACGCGCTGAGAGGGATACGAGGTGTAGTCGATCCCCAATGACGGAATGCCGTCGATTGCTTTATTGGTGTTAACTTCCGGATCCAGACCCGAATAACCCGTGATCAACAGCAGGTTCTGGCCCGTTAACGAAAACCGCAGCGTACGGATTGCACTGCTCTTGGGCAGCGGCAGGTTGTAGCTAACCACTAAGTTGGAAAGCCGACCGAAATCGCCTTTTTCCAGGAAACGAGTTGAAACCAGAGGGGGGTTAACGGCATTTTCACTGCTGGAAGCCACGTCTTTCGTGACGTTCCGGCCGTTGCGCAGGTTTCCTTTCGTGAAAATAGCGTTAGCTGTGTTGTTGTAAATGTAGTTGCCGCCCGCTCCAGACCAGAACATGGTCAGACCCCAGTTTTTGTAACCGAAGTTGTTGGTCAGACCCCAGTTGTAATTCGGGATCGCGGTTCCCTGGTAGCTCAGGCCCAAAGACGGATCGGTGTAAACCCCGAAACCCTGATCATCGTATCCGGTAAAGGTTGGCATGAAGAAGGAGAACAGCGGACGGCCGCCAACGATGCGCTGGGCATAAGCACCCGACAGACCTTGTCCGTTGATAGCACCCGTGTTGTAAAGACCGTTGAAGTTAGTAACCTCATTCTTCAGGTACGTTCCATTCGCAGAAATCGACCAGGTGAAATCCTGACCCGTCAAAACGTCGTAGTTGATGCCTAACTCAATACCACGGTTAACCACGTTGGCGTCGAGGTTGATCCAGCGTGAACGGGCCGGAGCGGGTTGGGCATAGAGCGCTTCGAAGAGCAGGTCGCTCGTGTTCTTGTTGAAGAAGTCGATTGTGGCAGTCAGGCGGCCGCTCAGGAAGCCCAGGTCGGCACCAATTCCCCACTGGCGGGTTGATTCCCAGCGCAGGTTGGGGTTGGGCGTAATGTCGGGCGAGGAGGCCGCGTTGTTGGGGTCGAATCCCCGGCGGAACTGCGTCAGGTTCGGTGGGAACTCCTGGTTACCCGTCCGCCCCCAGTTCGCGCGAAGTTTCAGATCCACGCCTTTACCGGCCAAGAACGCTTCGTCAGAAACCCGCCAAGCACCGGCAAACGACGGGAACGCGCCGTATTTGTTGTTAGGTCCGAATTTCGACGATCCGTCCACCCGAACGGTAGCCGTTAATAAATACCGGTCGTTGATGTTGTAGTTTACCCGGCCGAAATACGACTGCAATTCACTCTGGTTGCGGTCTGATCCGGCGAAGTAAGCCTTCGTGCTTCCCTGGTTGTTAACGGCGCTGATGTTGTTGGCATACGGGAAAAACTCGTCGGCTTCGGGTAGAAACTGCTCGGCCTGAATAAAGGCGCCCCGGTTCTGGAATTTCTGATAAGCAAAACCCAGCAAACCGTCGAAATTACCCGGTCCTAGTTTCCGGTTGTAGTTCAGGGTATGTTCCAGAAGGGTTGAGCTGCGGTCGCGGTTTTGGATGATGGCGCGTCCGGCTTTGTTCGGGATGTCAAAACCCGGAATGTTTCGGCGAATCGACGTCCGGCGCTCCGACACGGAGTTGTCCAGACCCAGGTTGAATTTGTACGACAGGCCCTCGATGATGCGCCAGGTAGCTCCGATGTTACCCAGCGTCCGGCGCGTGCGGCCCTGGTCGTCGATCATCTCCAGCAGTGAAACCGGGTTACGGAATGAGTTACCCTGTGGCTGGCCCTGGGCGTTGTAGCCTTCCGGCGTAAAGAAGCGGCCCTGCGCATCCCGTACCGGGTACGTCGGGTTCGACTGAATGGCCGCAGCGATCAGGTTTCCTTCAAAACCGGCGTTATCGCTGTTGGGTACATAAACGTCGTTGACGCCCGAGGTCGTCAGTTGCAGGTCAAGTACGACTTTATCGTTGAACAGTTCGTGCGTGGCATTGATACGACCGGTGATCCGTCTCAGGTCTGATTTTTTAATAACCCCCTGAATGTCGGAGTAACCGAGTGACATGTAATAACGGGTGTCATCGTTACCACCACCGTAGCTTACATTGTAGTTCTGCGAGATGGAGGTCCGGAAAATCTCCTTTTGCCAGTCGGTAGCGGCTTTGGCATTTACCGCCGGAGAACTGGCGTCACCACCCGCTGCGGTTACAGCGCCCGCGTACTCACCCGCCGTCAGCAGGTCATACCGTCTCAGGGTAGAACCGATACTGGTATTGGCGCTGATGTTGAAGGTCTTCTGACCGGCTTTTCCTTTTTTGGTGGTAATCAATACAACCCCATTGGCACCCCGAGCACCGTAGATTGCGGCCGCTGAGGCATCTTTCAGAACGGAAATGTTTTCGATGTCCTCCGGGTTCAAAAAGTTCAGGGGGTTCCGGGCGGCCTGGGTCCCGGCGCCGTAGTCGCGTCCACCGTCCGACACGTCACCACCGTCCAGCGGGACACCGTCGACAACAAACAGCGGATTGTTGTTACTACGAACCGAGGTAGTACCCCGAATCCGGATGTTAACTCCGGCACCGGGTTCGCCACTGGCCGGGGTTACCTGAATACCGGCGGCACGGCCTTGCAATAGTTGCTCCGGCGAGGCAATAACCCCTTTGTTGAAGTCCTGCGTTCCCAGCGCAATCACGCTACCGGTGGCATCCTTCACCCGTTGCGTACCGTATCCGACAACCACCACTTCCTGCAATTGCTGCTGATCTCCTTTGAGCGTAACATCAACGGTGGAGCGATTGCTTACGGCCGCTTCCTGAGTGGTCATACCGATGAAGCTAAACACCAGGGTCGCGTTGTCGGGAACGTTGGCCAGGCTGTACTTTCCATCTGCATCGGTCGTTCCCCCGCGGTTGGACCCTTTGATTTGAACTGTTACACCGGGGAGGGCGGAATTGTCTTCAGCAGATCGGACGGTTCCGGATACGGTTCGGCCCTGGGCAAATGCCTGGAACTGGGTCAGACAGAGAATGAACGTAAGGGATAACAGGAGGGCCGCGATGCGGCTTCTTTGTTTACCCTGAGCCATACAGAGATGCTCAGGCTGATCCGCCATACGTTCATGATTGAATCCAATAGAATGATTCATCATAGGTTAACAAAATAGAATAGGTTGTGAAATGAGCGCTTAATGCAGGTCAGCGGATATGTGTACTAAATCTTCGGTTGAAGCTGGACATGACAAAGCCGAAAGACAGATAGACTGTTGTCTTTCGAGCGGCTAAGAATCGTATGATAAGTAGTTTGTCGTAGTGTCTTAGTATCCCCTTATGAATTAATAGGACATAATTCTGATCTGTTCTGGCAAATTACAATAATTAGTTCTGATAATACAAACCGTTAGGTACTAAAATTGTTTTACGGTTTTTTTGTATCAAACTAATAGATAGAAATAAGTGGAGAGTATTTGGGATAAAGGGCATATAAAGGGCCTAAATAACGTCTGTACCTTGTCTGTAAAGGATTAACAGTTAGTATGTTTTTCTATAAATACGGCCGTTGTTAAATTGTATTTTTTTAATGTAGGCTTTTTGCAGTGGTTTATTTCTTTAAGTCCTATTACTGGAAAAATTTGTACCTTTGAGGTCAAAAACCACTAATTTTTAGGGAACCAGCGATGGTTCGGTCTTTGACGAAGGCTCGTATGGTCAATCAAGAGACGCTGCAACAACTCGCCAGTCAGTTAGAAGGCGAATTTCATACCGACAATACCCAACGTACTTTATATGCCACGGACGCATCGGCCTACCGCGAAATGCCGCTGGCAGTTGCCGTTCCCCAATCCATCCAGGATCTAAAGCGGTTGATTGCGTTCGCCCGTGATCACGGTACATCGCTCATTCCGCGGACGGCCGGAACCTCGCTGGCCGGGCAGGTAGTCGGAAGCGGTATTGTCGTGGACGTGTCGAAACACTTCACGAAAATTCTGGAGCTGAACGAAAAGGAGCGCTGGGTGCGGGTCCAGCCGGGCGTGGTACGTGATGAACTGAATTTGTTTCTAAAGCCGTACGGTCTCTATTTTGGGCCGGAAACCTCGACGGCCAACCGGGCGATGATCGGGGGGATGGTCGGCAATAACTCCTGCGGGTCTAACTCCGTGGTGTACCGGTCAACCCGGGAGCATTTGCTGTCGGTGAAAGCCCTGCTGGCAGACGGAAGTGAAGCGGAGTTTGGACGGATGGAAACCAACGATTTTGACCGGTTGGTTGACGCCAGCACCCAAAAAAACGGGAGCGCGTCGCTGCTGGATAAAATCTACCTGAAAACAAACGAGATTCTGACCAATCTGGAAAACCAGACGGAAATCCGGCGGCAGTTTCCCAAACGGAGCATCGAACGGCGGAACACGGGTTATGCCCTGGACGAGTTGCTCGAATCCGCGCCGTTCACGGAAGGAGCCGACGCGTTTAACTTCTGCAAGCTGATTGCCGGTTCGGAAGGAACGCTCTGTTTTCTGACCGAGATCAAGCTGAACGTGGTGCCCCTGCCGCCGAAGGAAGCAGGCAAGGTCTGCA
This Larkinella insperata DNA region includes the following protein-coding sequences:
- a CDS encoding RagB/SusD family nutrient uptake outer membrane protein, whose protein sequence is MNISLKIPFAIVCTGTMLVIGCTNLEDKVLDRSTSLPSADAGNLESLLNGVYAQLNTITDQANAYALLEHPSDEMMGPTRGTDWDDFGRWRRLHQHTWDATTVDVIGSWNQLNSGIFRATQAASAAGSNANVQAQARFLRAFFMYHVVDLYGQVPFREANASFDENPRVMTRAEATAYIIDDLTYAIQNLPATLNPGRANRDAAQFLLAKVYLNRAVFTQDPNSPSGPFTFAQADMNQVITNCDAIINSNRYALEPQGEYFDNFHWENSTRSKELIFVIANEKGAAVGNTQNRYRMSLHYNQRPDGWNGFTTLADFYNSFDAADERRGKAIAGMTDSLGLRAGFLAGQQFGPGGRQLTDRAGAPLTFTPQLNLLYSREADGIRVVKYLPDPTRLDNGGNDYVFFRYADVLLMKAEAIHRGGTATGGATPLSLVNQLRTTRGTAALATVNDAALLAERGRELYWEGWRRNDMIRFGTFLNPMDQKPNQSEAFRIVFPIPQQALDTNPNLKQNVGY
- a CDS encoding SusC/RagA family TonB-linked outer membrane protein, which produces MADQPEHLCMAQGKQRSRIAALLLSLTFILCLTQFQAFAQGRTVSGTVRSAEDNSALPGVTVQIKGSNRGGTTDADGKYSLANVPDNATLVFSFIGMTTQEAAVSNRSTVDVTLKGDQQQLQEVVVVGYGTQRVKDATGSVIALGTQDFNKGVIASPEQLLQGRAAGIQVTPASGEPGAGVNIRIRGTTSVRSNNNPLFVVDGVPLDGGDVSDGGRDYGAGTQAARNPLNFLNPEDIENISVLKDASAAAIYGARGANGVVLITTKKGKAGQKTFNISANTSIGSTLRRYDLLTAGEYAGAVTAAGGDASSPAVNAKAATDWQKEIFRTSISQNYNVSYGGGNDDTRYYMSLGYSDIQGVIKKSDLRRITGRINATHELFNDKVVLDLQLTTSGVNDVYVPNSDNAGFEGNLIAAAIQSNPTYPVRDAQGRFFTPEGYNAQGQPQGNSFRNPVSLLEMIDDQGRTRRTLGNIGATWRIIEGLSYKFNLGLDNSVSERRTSIRRNIPGFDIPNKAGRAIIQNRDRSSTLLEHTLNYNRKLGPGNFDGLLGFAYQKFQNRGAFIQAEQFLPEADEFFPYANNISAVNNQGSTKAYFAGSDRNQSELQSYFGRVNYNINDRYLLTATVRVDGSSKFGPNNKYGAFPSFAGAWRVSDEAFLAGKGVDLKLRANWGRTGNQEFPPNLTQFRRGFDPNNAASSPDITPNPNLRWESTRQWGIGADLGFLSGRLTATIDFFNKNTSDLLFEALYAQPAPARSRWINLDANVVNRGIELGINYDVLTGQDFTWSISANGTYLKNEVTNFNGLYNTGAINGQGLSGAYAQRIVGGRPLFSFFMPTFTGYDDQGFGVYTDPSLGLSYQGTAIPNYNWGLTNNFGYKNWGLTMFWSGAGGNYIYNNTANAIFTKGNLRNGRNVTKDVASSSENAVNPPLVSTRFLEKGDFGRLSNLVVSYNLPLPKSSAIRTLRFSLTGQNLLLITGYSGLDPEVNTNKAIDGIPSLGIDYTSYPSQRVFTFGINAGF